The genomic DNA GAGCCGAGTGTGCGAGAACAGAGGCGACACAGGCCTGTCACTATCTGCCCCGGATCACAATGGCTCCCTCCAGCCTCTgctcatcaccatcattatgAAAATCACCAGCTGGCATCTGCCCAGGCGGACAAGGGGCTCTCTGACTATTAGGGGGTCacgcatgacacacacacacatcgcctgtggcagcagcacacacactacTCTCCCCCTCTCTAATCTGCCCAGATGCCAGACAGTCAGTGGGTGAGGGAGTCAGACCGGGCGCCCTGATGTTTGGGCTCACGGTAAAGTAACcccctccacacaaacacacacaaacacacacacacacacacacacacacacacacacacacacacaccctcgacAACGGCTCGTATCCAGTAATCTGCCCAGATGGTAAATGGGCTTACTGCATGTGGGGATCACAGGGATTCGTGTTggttaatgtaaaataaaagggtTTTCAGGGTTTTCACTCAGTATTTACAGTTGACAAAGAGGCGGCGAGCCGTCTCACTGATAACGGAGTGAAATTAGTACAAGGCCGAGGGTTTGATTCCCGTTTAGTTTCACTGACATGACTTGTGTCAAAATTCAGCAGGTTGCGCTGAGGAAGTTGGAGGAAATTTAATTGAGGCCTAAGGTTTATTGACAttatcaagttaaaaaaaatctaatttgtttaatctcaacaaaaaccaaagtaaGTTGTGGTTTTACTGCTTTTCTCACGACTATTTCTTCCTCTATCTTCACACTCAATTCTGTATTTACAAAAACGTCAAACTGTGAACTGCTGCTTTCTTTGCGTGCTGGACTACAAGTACACATATAGAtcactgttgttattattattctaaagGAGAGATAATAGTACCACTAAAGTAAAGGCACAACATGGCGCTTGTAAGATGTAAAGACGTCCACACGTTGCGGAATGTACCCAGTGACTGACCTGCCTCTGCACCCTCTCGTTCTCCTCCTgcgcctccttctcctcttgaGCTCGCTCGGCGTCGTCCCTCAGACGCTGCTGCTCGGCCATGAAccgagcctcctcctctctgcgctTCCGCTCCTCGGCCTCCCGGACCATCGCCTCCTCCCGCAGGATCCTGAGAGGACGTTTTTTGCGAAGGATCAGCGGTTTGTGGGAGAATAGTTTGTGTAACACATTATCCATTGTgaggtgtttctgttattttgtcaaatccCTGTATCAGTTGACAATCTTACACTTATAAATTAGTCAACTCTTTGGCACACTGTTCACATGTTTTGGATGAATATGAACACGTGACGAAAAACGAGGTGTTTCGTTGGCTGACAGCGGACTGACTGAGTCTGACCTGTTCCTTTGCTCCTGCTCCAGacgctcctgctcctccctctcccgctgCTCCCGGGCTTGTCGGCGTTTCTCTGCCAGGACTCGAGCAGCCTCCTCCTGGTTGTTAGTGCCTGCCGACGGCTTGTTTGCCGGTGCGGCTGCGGCGGGGGCGGGGGTGGAGGCAGCGGCGGTGGCTGTggcagcgacagcagcagcgggTGCAGCAGAAGGGGCAGGATTACTGGCggaggctgctgcaggagaagcagCCGAGGCCCTCGGCTCAACACCCGGCGCCGCAGGAGGAGCATCTGATACAAGCGGTGGGCTGGGGGAAGGAGGTGGAACCCGTGCAGTGGAAACCACGATGGCAGGAACATTAGTGGAGGCTGTAAGAGAGACGACAAAGAGACGAGGTGATGCTTCTGTTTTCTGAAAGCCACATGGTTTAAGAATGAAGTGAAGAAACATAACCACAGACACAATAAAGAACCAATGAACAATCATcagtcttcacacacacacacacacactgcagaggcCATTTGTTCACATGATTGTCGGCCAAATCCTCCAGGTCACCTTGAAGCCCGGATAGTTGTACACTCACTCTTTTTCTCCTCGGGGGTGTCTGACTGCTGGGGCTCGTGGCCCGTTTCCACGGCGACCGCTGTGACCGTCTGGGGCTGTACCCTGGCGGGCGTCTGGGCCCGTTTAGGTCGAGTCTTGGTGCCAGGAGGAGGTGTCTTCTTGCCCACGGGGGTCTTGGAGGCCGCTGCTTGAACCAAGGGCGACAAGGGGCGACTTTTGGGGGCGGCGGGCGACGGAGGTCTTTTTTTCGGCTTCGGGGTGCTGAGGAaggggacagaggagacgatgaaagaaggaggagagagagtcaaagagaagagaaagtgaGTTGGTAGAACAGTGCAATGAGTAATGAGGTTCCCAGTGCAGCGCCGCAAGCCCATAACTGGGTCATGAGCGACTCAATCTGAAACTCCGCATTCTGTCTCCGTGTCTCTTCTGCTGAAGGGGGTTGTTGTAacatgagaggaggggaggcagggagacgagggaggtttttttaaaaaaaaatttcaagcATCAGTCAGGAAAACCCCATTCGGTCTACAAGCTCCTCAAtctcgcacaaacacacctgctGTCGGCGGACTGTGGACTGAACGGTGTCCAGCAGAGTCGCTTCTAGAGGTCAGAATTTACAGTAGCACCTCGGACCATCTGTCAGACATTAACATGTTCCAAGGATAAAGCTTAGTACACACAAGctcccttctctctgtttctttctcttagCCTCCCTGCTATATTAGCTAAATTCAGATTAATTGAATGTTTTCCTGGTTAAAAATGCAGACTACAAATATAACGGTCCCGTTCATCTGAGCTGATACCTGGTCTCCGACCTGGATCTCGTGATCGTAGTGGCAGGCGATGTCGTCTGTCTCCTTTTCGGCACTCTCTCGCTTGAGAGAGAGTTCTTCTCTTTCTCgttctccctctccttgtctttcttctctttcttctttttatccaACTTGAataaagagaggaaacacaaacaaccgcACAGCATTATAGCACAGGAAAAACAACTGTCTTCAATAACGGCAATCCTTTGTACATGTCGTTTACAAGTTTAACTGTGGGATGACtatgggattttaaaaatgcttttagAACATTTTAATATGCATTGTATGTGTATACGCtcatgtgtgcagtgtgtatttGCCGCCTACCGGCGTGGAGTTTCGTCGACGCTGGCGCTGGGTGATGTCCGGCGTGCTGGCGGAGGAGACCCTCCAGCGCTCGGCGGAGTTCCGGTGCGGGTGGTGATGGGAGGAGGCGTTCAGCGGGCTGGCAGAGGCTGAACGGGAGCAGTGGTGAGAGTCTGAGTGACACATAAACATGCAGAGAGAGCGGCAACAGGGCCGGGGGtcagggccccccccccacacacgtacacaccaCGCTGAGTGACGAGAAAGCCTCTGAGCGAACGAGTCGATCGTTCTCACTGATTAGACTTACACGCTTAATCATCTTTGATTTTATCCATCGCCCCATTTCCCTACAGATATCAAATCAACAATTGTTCTTACAACTGAATAATTGttaaaagcttctttttttttaagacaattGATTTAGCTGCTTCCAGCTTCTCACAGGTGAGATTAAGATTGTTGTCTCTATTTAATATTCATCTAAAACTGAAATTTGAAGATGCCACCGTTGGATCCGAGAAGCCCTGGGGTGCATCTCTCACTACTTTTTACACTACATGATTAATTATACAAATAATCTTCCGATTAACCTGCTGTTTCCAAAGTCAAGTATTGTCTTTGCCCTCTATCACCAAAGAGCTCCATGTAAAAAACGGGAATAGAAATAGGAAAGGAGCAATAGCGAGAGGAAAAAGCCTAAAACACAATGAGAAGAGTGATAAATGATGTGGActtttctgttctttgtgttATTAGCCACAAAAGCTGTTTCTCCCTGCAGTTATGTGCacaaaagagggagggggcggggtggTCACTGTGGTTGGGGTCTCACACTCACGAGAGTCGCTGCTGTTGAGGAGGGTGGCGGCGCTGCGGCTGCGGGCCAGGAAGGACAGCGTCGGCGTCATGAGCCTCTCCACGATCCGGCTCTCCCACGGGCTGAGACGCAGACTGCGGGCTGACAGGAGAGGAGGCGACGTCAGTGTCGGGTTACTGTTAGTCGTGccaagctacacacacacacacatgtacatgctGGCACTTGAACACATAGTAGATACTTTTCGTATGCACGGAAACACCATCACAtctctccacaaacacacacacacacacacacacacacactcacacacacacacacacacacacacacacacactgacactgcagGAGATGTACCATTCCTTGCTGAAGATAATGCAGCACgagctctcttctctctcacacacacacacacacacacacacacacaaacacactgactacAGTCTGCCTCCGTCTGACGCAGAGTGGAGTTTGTTGCAGTGCATTCATCTGCTGCTGAAgacatctttaaaataaattcctCCGCGAAAACAGTTTGCAGTTCACCCACTTTATCCGGaggtgaaacagaaaaataagtGCGACCATAATGTTGCAGACAATCCTGTGATGCACAGGAAAATGATGAGCCTGCACGACGACAAAATGTGGTCGAACCAGTTGAACCATTTTTGGGGTTTAAAATCGAAAcgtttgcttttgttgttgctgtttttaaagtACGCTTGACTTACCTGGGAGGTTTGATAATTCATTTTGTGAGAACATTGGTATTGCAGCATTTGGAACATGAATACGACCCAAGTTTACctttaactgttttttgttcCTCCCACTGAAAAGCTCCCTCATCCCATGAGGCTTTTACTGCCACTTCAAAGGTTTGTAAAACACAGACTCCAGTCTGCTGATTCAGACACATAACACAGGATGAATGACCGAACTTTCGCCTACGTGTCGCACACAGTACCCGACATTTGGTAACAAAACACAGCTTagcaaaaaacaccaaatcaaTTTTCATTGCTCAccacgcacaaacacatatcACACACAAGCGAGGCTGTTATTTACTCTACCTCACTCAAACCCAGTGCAGTGCAAAGGCCCTGTCAGTTTCTGGTAAGTTCAGAATTAGTGCTGTTTGTCctcaatgcaacacacacacacacacacacacacaaacacacacacactcttctgaCCTCAGCACCATTCTGCTATTATGCAGTGTGTATGTGACTGAGTGTCGTGTGATGAAGACTCAGCACATACGACAGAGACACAGCAGCATAAAACCCAAAGCATTGGAATGAGggatggagaaaaacaacaacatgaacaccaaGACTTCGTTCTCTCATGAGCAAGGCGAACTTGAGTGTCAGATTAATCGCAGGGATCGGTCTGAAAATGTTCTGTTCGACACTATACAGTAGATGCCTGTGTATGAATATTATAAAAGCACAACAAGACAAATACTAGAAAACCTCAAAAGGAGAAGAATGAGATCAAATGTCTTTGACAGAATCTGAATTTCAGAAGCAAAAAGTGCAGTGGAGCCTTGTTCTAGTACATCTCTGTACTGTTTTCACTGACTGACATCGTGTACTTATTATACTGTTTCACTTCACTGCTCCTTTAGAATCAGCTTGTGAAATACACCAGACAACACAACAAGTGCACGGGGAGACAAAGACGAACAGATGGACCGTCTCAACGTCAGGCCTAATGAATCCAGTTGGTCTCTCGTGAcacaaaacatgacaacatgcTGTGCGACGATGTTGCGCGCTGGCGACTTTACTCGTGGCTTCTTTTCAGTGCTCTGTTGTAGTGTATCACAAACACTGATGACAATTGTGCAATCACAACAGCGCcggccaaaaaaaaatgaaagaaccGTCAGCGTGTGCGACTTAGGTTGTTTTCCACGCatttaacaaaaacaccaaTTTCGCTCCTTGTGTCATCGACTGGCTCTTTCTCACACAGCAGCGCAGGCAGTCACCTCTGCTGTACAACGCACGGATCATTTTTCCCCGACCTGCTTTATGACTAACCGATAACCCTGACTACCTTCTtcctgttgctaggcaacagtggtttccctcctccccttctctctctccaatgCGGCAAGAGGAGGCCGAGTTGCGCCTGCCCGGTGATCGACTGTTCACCCGGCGGTAGATTGATGCCTGGCTCTGTGAACGTCACCTCCCCCCCGCCTCCAAACTAATATCGACACACTACGCTGGTGTGCAAGAGCATCTCCGAAGGCCACAAACTGCGGCTCTGATCTCAACTCTGACCCCGCAGgagtattgttattattattattactccaAATCGTCCTTTCGTGTGTCTGCAGTATCGGGGGAATCCGTATTAGTGATGATCGAGGCAAGCAAATCGGAGTCTCTGTATTGTGGTGACGGGGGAAACCGAGAGCCGAGCTGCTGATTGCACTTGTGGCTGATACCGATCTGTGATGACACACATGTCATGAGATGTGACGAATCTGACGTGAAGACAACTCAGGAAGTCTGATGAAACGATGATGTAACATGCTTATTCGAATATTCACTTCATACAAGGCAGTGTGTTGTTGTCACCCATGAccagtttcattttttcatactaaatgattgtgtttttgaaaaaaaaaggagaatatcattttatttagtAATATCCCGAAATGTTCCTGTTAAAGTAACACACGGATATCAGTGAGTCTAccactgaaatatctcaacaactttaacaaatcttttccttttgttcacACATTCATGGCCCCCTGAGGATGAATCCCCTACTCTACCCCTAATCTACCCCTACTCTACTATTGGAAGGATTCATGATCCCCCTTCAATGATCCCCTAACTTTTAATCTAGCATCATCATATGTCAAGActatgtaaatttaaaaagaagaaatatcatAATCATGAATAACCACCACTACTGTCTACCTCTTGTTTGTAATAACAACATATAAACTTTcttgtcttttattgttttaacaacatgttgcatttttcttaaaattcaTGATGTAACATGAAttcatgttattaaaaaaaatcatgatatAACAAGTTGACAGCGATGTGTTAGGACGAGAAAACTTGTTGATGTGAAAGCAGAATAATCGATAATGTGgtgcaaatgagaaaatatgtCATATTAACGTGGAAGATGTTCTTGTCATGAAGTAAAGCGTGCGAGAACGAGAAACCTGTTCATGTTATAATGTCAAACTGAGGAGAAAATCTTGTCCATAGTAGCAGCAATATGCTGCAGTAAAAAACTGAGCAAGAGAAATATAATCTCTAAGTAAACATGCTTAAGATTTATATAAAACAATACATTAAACAATGCAGGTGCATTTAGTTTGTGTACTTCATTTACAGCAGTCACACTAAaataaccaccaccaccaccacaccaaaCCACCAACAGTAGAGTGGAGGggaacaaccaaaaaaaacaaaaacaggaaggtGTCGAGACAAGATGTGAACCCATGAAACAAACGTACCAAAATATATCACAAAGTATGGCTCGGTCATGTCGAGGTGAGAGGGAGGCTGATCAGAGATGCAGAAGAGACTTCAAATCAATGACAACcaccaactgaaaaaaaaaacaccacgaTGCATACGAGACCGAGAGTGTGAGAAGAGTGCTGGGGGGAGTAGGTGGTAAATGACCAGTCACCAAgcacaggcaggcaggcaggccaCCAGAGACGACAgttataatcataatcataataataaaaaagaaaagattagggtagaggagggtggagggggatgaataggaaggggagggaggaggaggaggaggaggaggaagcctgGTGGACATTGACGCCGGGTCGTCCTTACTTCTGTTGGGGGAGTTCCAGAGCGTGGCCGAGGACTTGGACAGCCTGTTGTTAATGACAGGGTCCACCTGTCTCGGCAAGTTGACCGTGGAGGCCGAGCATCTGCCTGCACCGGAGAGAACGCAACAGACAACAGCGGTTCACAAGGCGGCCGAGGTGCGAGGGCCGACTCCCCCTCGGTCCGGTCGCGGAGGAGAGCGGGGGGACTCACCGTTTCTCTGAGGTCAAACAGGCTTCTCATTACAgtttagaggggggggggggggggggggggaatttgaatttgaattcagACATGGGATAGAAAAGGGGGGGAAGGAACTTTGAGGAAAGTATGGGAAGGGTGTGGTATAGTTAGACTTGTCATTGAGAGGAACTGCTTAAagccttttctctccctcactgcaaaaaaaatgagccTTTAAAATATCACACGCTCTCGTGCACATCCAGGATCCTCCGCACTCTGGAGGAGAGAAACTCGTGTTGACCTCAGTGTCAGCAGCCCCGTCACACGTTAGACACCAGTGACAAGACAGTCTGAAGAGGGTAGTTAGCTCACGGCCCGGTGGAAATGACACTGCTCACACCGCTGAGCTAATGAAACGTGTTCGCAAcagcttcctcctctttctgcgtCGGTGTGATCGCTCTTTCCAAATCTTTGCCCCCACCGAAAAACTCAAACATTCATTGAAGAATTAAAACGGTTTAGCATCATACGTCACTCTTTAGGTCATCTGCCCCTGGTACCCCACCCTCATGACATCAAACCCTACACGAGCCATTTCCTTGAATTGCATCAGTTGGACCGGTGAGTCACAGTCTGTGCATCGTGCTCAGCAACGGGAGGATGCAACATATTCCTGTCATTGTATCCCGGCTCCTTTGAGCGAAACTCACTTTCTCTGCGGGACGTCTGGTTGAGTCCGCCCGCCCAGGACCACCTCTGCTGGCGGATCTCGGCCCACGTCTTCTTCGTGGACCTCTTGATAGCCGACTCGTATCTCTCCTGGAGGACCAAACGGTTTACACCCATCGCAGATCATTATACAGTTTAGAATCAGAGCTGCATGACCCCCGTTTTTCCAGCCCTCTAAATACAAAGTAAGTATATTTCCTAAAATGccaaacttttccttttaaatgaaATTGCAGTTAGGCGGAAAATACTGAGGTTAACTCACGGGGATGTGCAACTTTTGACAAGAACAAGACGTTTCACTTTAAGAGGTCGCTAAGCCAATGAGGTTGGGAACCGCTGCCGCGATCAATAACTGTTGAAAAACTCAAATTTCCAGTGAAAGGAAAAGCTGCGTTCATGACCCCATGGAAAATCGGATGTGTGCAGCAAATACTTGGCCTCACAGCTGATATTCAAGATGGGACCAAATTGCTGCAACACAGGCAATTTTCCAGTGGTCAAGATTCTACTAAGAATTGAGTTGATTTTTTCCACCCTGACTTCACACAACTCTGAATATTTTTGCAGAGCACGACACAGTTCTGTGTTTCCGGCAGTGAAAGGAATTTGCCTGCGTGTCTGAATATTTGCCCACGGACAAGATTCCACCAATTTTAAATCATATTAGCTCAGTGGTAACAATCAGAATGGTTTCGAGCGACTGCATCCTGAGTCAAACGTGGCTCCCCGCTCCGTCTCTTGTCACCTTGTTCTTCTCtagtttctgtctctgtttctcctccagcagagctCGGCGTTTCTCGGTCTTCAgccgctgctcctccagcttcctccggCGCTCCTCCAGCTGGCTCTCCCGCAGACGCCGGGCCTtgtcctccttctccagccACTGGGCCTTCTTCGCCGCTGAAGGGGCCACCACAGGGAAGAGAAGTCAAAATTTAGAACCGAGCAGGCGATTCCCACTGTTTTTGCTCCAACCATCGTGGATCGGGCATTGGTTGGGCAGTCAAGGATATTGTCTTGCGTCATTTCATCTGAGCTGTGTTCTCACATTTAACACATAATTTGGAAGGGGTGAAACAGATGCTTGTTACACTATGATGCCGACAACAGTAAATAGGCTGGAGTTTCCCACTGTGTTTTACAGCGGCCTCCAGCAGATCACACAGTTTCATTTGCACAAACGCTGCTGTGGCTCATTTCTTCGGGGAACAAATTAAACAGCAATCAATCCTCTTACATTAAACCGCCTCCGTGTTGTGCTGCCGTCGTCTGCCTTATAGATTTTACACTCTTCACTTTCACTTGTTGCTGAATTTGCTTAAGGTTAAGACAATGGAAGGCTCCGAATGGAGGAGGATGCGGTGGATGGGTTACATGCTGGATCCAACCGATGAGATGGGaatgaaatgtcttttgtgCGATCTCACATCGCTGTTATGTTAGACAGCATTAGGAATGCGTTGCAGTGGATTGAGCGGCTCTGCGAGGATGCggcagtgggtttttttgtgaggcAAAGACGAGTTTTGTGTTTAGTGCGGCATGCTGCGGCTTATCGTCACTAATGAGCCAAAGAGGCACACGAGGGTGAGCCTCGTCGACAATGTGAGAGCTTCACTCTCGCCTGAATCCAATTcctgaataaaatgaaatcccATTATGTCTGCATTCTGTTCAGCACAATTGAGATATGTGTCGGGTTAATGCACACGAGTGTGCTTTGCACATTTCTCATATTAAGACGATAGAtttgcacaaaatattttgtgcaaGGCTGCTGTTGCTGTAGTTGACATTCAGTCACATTTTCTGACTTGCATACAGTCCCTCAACATTGCACCATGTAATTACACACAGAAGCAGACTGCAGCAACCTAAACTTATCTCGGAGCGGCTGAGGCCGAGCGAACCTCGGGTGTTATCGATAAAAAGGGCAGCAGATTTCCCATTAAACTGTGTTGCGGCTGCAGCATGACCACATTATTACGTATGCTAATGAAAGCAGTAATTAAATCTAATCTGTCTTGAGATGTCTGCGCTCGGTTCGCGCTAATGACTGCTCATTTTTCACGCCAAGTGCCTCGGGCCCCCGAGGGACGTCTCCGCAGGGAAACGCCCACCGAACTTGGCACTGATTGGCTTGCTCGCGCTTTGGCCTTCGTCCACAGGGAGAAGCCCCCGTTTTTGAAAACTAGATATAGTCTTTCATGACTTTGGGCTGGCGCAATAGGTTTTAATTCTGCagccaaaataaaagtaaaaccaTGATTATAGGTTTGGGACATGcaagaaacacaaagtcagaaTGAAGTTGAGCTCAACATGAGCAGAAACAGCCGCGGGTTCGAGGGGTTCAGAAGTTTCACCTAAAATGACGACGGAAAACCGAGAAAAATCGATTGacggagggagaagaaagggcATGACGTGAAATGGAAGGAAATGGGATTCCCATCACAAGGTTgattatttcccaaaatgacaTGACCGCTGCGAACGCTCGTGGTTTTTTAGTGAAGCCCCTTACCTTGCAGCTGAGTTTGCTGTTCTGAGAGCCATGCAAGGAGAAACAATGAGAGACGTCAATAACCGTCAGTCACgagtgacacagacagaaagaaggaagTTGATACAGGGttaataaaaagaggaaaaaaggaataaaggtTTTTTCGCATCGAGTTAGTTTAAATAAATCCATGCTTCATTCTCTTCAAGTTAAAAGAGTTCTGCCCCAAAATATTTCCATATCGTTTTATCATTTCTCACCAATATATTTGGCCCGCTCCTCCCTCCGCTCCTTGGCAAGTTTCTGCCGTTGCTCTGAGCTCATGGAATCTatagggaaaaaagaaaaatacagagctTTAAGTTATGACCACAGAGGGATCATATATTCCTCATCTGGGCCTTGGAACATCTGAGGAAATCTCcaaggaggcgaggggagagagagaaatccctGCAGGGGAGCACGACGTCCCGGCACTGTCTCGACGAAGATGAATCTGTCATTGCAACTTTTGTTGCACCACAACAAGACGCTGCATACATGCAAGAACACAAGGAATTTCTACTGTTTACCTTGTGATCATCTCTTAGCTTCAGTGACATTGGTATTAATGGTTTTATGTACATGTGTTTTAAGTGAATGTTGTTTGTGGTGCttgaaatcaatgaaaatgtacagtatgttggaaAAAGTCTTTTCAGAAACAATAgtagttttttctgtttttgcaaagACATACAGCTGTTACTTTACTCTTTATTGTAACCGTGAGGTCATTTGTGCCAGGGTTTCATAATAATTGCATAATAATAACCCTCAACCTTGGAAAGTTGGAGGGGCGATTATCCCAAATTATAAAAACTATTTCTCCTGCACCAGTGAAAACAGTTCACAGTGAGGGCTGTGGCTTATCTGGAATAACGGGGACATTGTTTCTGGATACTTCAGCCTCTGTAGAATTTTCAGAAGCCGCGAACGCAGCATATGAGATCTGACAAAAATACTCCACCTTGGAAATATGAAACCCAAATTATCTGAGGTAATTGTGAAAATGACTGAATTATTTTGTCATCTATCTGACCTGAGCCTTTGGAATGTTACAGACGCATAAAatagacctttttttccctccatcaggACTTTTAATCCAGTCCTGGAGGATTTGGTAATTGATTCACTTTCA from Scophthalmus maximus strain ysfricsl-2021 chromosome 22, ASM2237912v1, whole genome shotgun sequence includes the following:
- the LOC118292087 gene encoding MAP7 domain-containing protein 1-like isoform X3, producing MDTMDYTELGNNFEAKLTLTNTSLPLQTDSQSIQSGDKCPVKDLLTPDDSAVTDLSTKTDSSPQTETPSKTDDSSKTDVRPSTPGSSSSPQPKKDSMSSEQRQKLAKERREERAKYIAAKKAQWLEKEDKARRLRESQLEERRRKLEEQRLKTEKRRALLEEKQRQKLEKNKERYESAIKRSTKKTWAEIRQQRWSWAGGLNQTSRRESRCSASTVNLPRQVDPVINNRLSKSSATLWNSPNRTRSLRLSPWESRIVERLMTPTLSFLARSRSAATLLNSSDSHSHHCSRSASASPLNASSHHHPHRNSAERWRVSSASTPDITQRQRRRNSTPLDKKKKEKKDKERENEKEKNSLSSERVPKRRQTTSPATTITRSRSETSTPKPKKRPPSPAAPKSRPLSPLVQAAASKTPVGKKTPPPGTKTRPKRAQTPARVQPQTVTAVAVETGHEPQQSDTPEEKKTSTNVPAIVVSTARVPPPSPSPPLVSDAPPAAPGVEPRASAASPAAASASNPAPSAAPAAAVAATATAAASTPAPAAAAPANKPSAGTNNQEEAARVLAEKRRQAREQREREEQERLEQEQRNRILREEAMVREAEERKRREEEARFMAEQQRLRDDAERAQEEKEAQEENERVQRQREEAEAKAREEAERQRVEREKHFQKEEQERLERKKRLEEIMKRTRKSDAGEKKDVKASPQVNGKDTELKKAPGSQQGVSSPVGNGVQPAAHQNGVSARGEAADFEEIIQLNKSGNAGQQQSGLVGEPILAFEGAEPFLMKTGPMKPQHVADLPPKPRQSNHFIQDKSNNRRSCESRESPQIHGGDARLMSLLEL
- the LOC118292087 gene encoding MAP7 domain-containing protein 1-like isoform X4 codes for the protein MDTMDYTELGNNFEAKLTLTNTSLPLQTDSQSIQSGDKCPVKDLLTPDDSAVTDLSTKTDSSPQTETPSKTDDSSKTDVRPSTPGSSSSPQPKKDSMSSEQRQKLAKERREERAKYIEQQTQLQAAKKAQWLEKEDKARRLRESQLEERRRKLEEQRLKTEKRRALLEEKQRQKLEKNKERYESAIKRSTKKTWAEIRQQRWSWAGGLNQTSRRESRCSASTVNLPRQVDPVINNRLSKSSATLWNSPNRTRSLRLSPWESRIVERLMTPTLSFLARSRSAATLLNSSDSPSASPLNASSHHHPHRNSAERWRVSSASTPDITQRQRRRNSTPLDKKKKEKKDKERENEKEKNSLSSERVPKRRQTTSPATTITRSRSETSTPKPKKRPPSPAAPKSRPLSPLVQAAASKTPVGKKTPPPGTKTRPKRAQTPARVQPQTVTAVAVETGHEPQQSDTPEEKKTSTNVPAIVVSTARVPPPSPSPPLVSDAPPAAPGVEPRASAASPAAASASNPAPSAAPAAAVAATATAAASTPAPAAAAPANKPSAGTNNQEEAARVLAEKRRQAREQREREEQERLEQEQRNRILREEAMVREAEERKRREEEARFMAEQQRLRDDAERAQEEKEAQEENERVQRQREEAEAKAREEAERQRVEREKHFQKEEQERLERKKRLEEIMKRTRKSDAGEKKDVKASPQVNGKDTELKKAPGSQQGVSSPVGNGVQPAAHQNGVSARGEAADFEEIIQLNKSGNAGQQQSGLVGEPILAFEGAEPFLMKTGPMKPQHVADLPPKPRQSNHFIQDKSNNRRSCESRESPQIHGGDARLMSLLEL
- the LOC118292087 gene encoding MAP7 domain-containing protein 1-like isoform X6; its protein translation is MDTMDYTELGNNFEAKLTLTNTSLPLQTDSQSIQSGDKCPVKDLLTPDDSAVTDLSTKTDSSPQTETPSKTDDSSKTDVRPSTPGSSSSPQPKKDSMSSEQRQKLAKERREERAKYIEQQTQLQAAKKAQWLEKEDKARRLRESQLEERRRKLEEQRLKTEKRRALLEEKQRQKLEKNKERYESAIKRSTKKTWAEIRQQRWSWAGGLNQTSRRETRSLRLSPWESRIVERLMTPTLSFLARSRSAATLLNSSDSHSHHCSRSASASPLNASSHHHPHRNSAERWRVSSASTPDITQRQRRRNSTPLDKKKKEKKDKERENEKEKNSLSSERVPKRRQTTSPATTITRSRSETSTPKPKKRPPSPAAPKSRPLSPLVQAAASKTPVGKKTPPPGTKTRPKRAQTPARVQPQTVTAVAVETGHEPQQSDTPEEKKTSTNVPAIVVSTARVPPPSPSPPLVSDAPPAAPGVEPRASAASPAAASASNPAPSAAPAAAVAATATAAASTPAPAAAAPANKPSAGTNNQEEAARVLAEKRRQAREQREREEQERLEQEQRNRILREEAMVREAEERKRREEEARFMAEQQRLRDDAERAQEEKEAQEENERVQRQREEAEAKAREEAERQRVEREKHFQKEEQERLERKKRLEEIMKRTRKSDAGEKKDVKASPQVNGKDTELKKAPGSQQGVSSPVGNGVQPAAHQNGVSARGEAADFEEIIQLNKSGNAGQQQSGLVGEPILAFEGAEPFLMKTGPMKPQHVADLPPKPRQSNHFIQDKSNNRRSCESRESPQIHGGDARLMSLLEL